The genomic region TTCAAAAGGTGTGAACGAGGAGACCATAAAATTGATGAATGTTGTGATTCATGCGGGTGGCATGCACAATACCTCTGCCATGAACGAATTACGTCGTTACCACGTAATGAACTTCAGCTCTGGAAAAACAACCTTCCCCGATGGCACCAGTTGGAAAATGATCAAAGGAGGCAACTCCCTCTTGCCAGAAGCTATGGCAGGAAGTTTGAAAAACGAAGTACAACTGGGCAGGACTGTTGTCGGTTTTAAGGAGGCCGATGGCGTGGTTCAAGTAAGTTGTGCAGATGGTAGTGAGTACACGGCCAAACAAGTAGTGTGTAGCATTCCGATTACCGTACTTAAAAATGTGACTTTTGACCCGGTTGTTCAAGGGATTACCAAAGATGCTATTAATGAGATGGACTACGGTCTATCGGTTCAAGCGCATTTCCTCATTACAGAACCGTTTTGGGAACAAGATGGCATGGACCCTAATATGTGGACCGATGGCCCATTGGAACGTTTCGCCGTTCGCACCAAAAGAGACCCTAGTGACCCCGATGCCGGTCTTGCCTTCATCAATGGCCCTGAATCATTAAAATTCAGACTCATGACAGATGACCAAGTGTTTTCATATGTAGAAAATAAACTGGCGGAAATTAGACCTTCTACCAAAGGCAAGCTAAAACGTATCATGATTCAATCTTGCGAGCGTGATATTCACGGTGCGGGAGACTGGGTATATTGGCAACCGGGCCAAGTGAAAAAGTACGCAAACCATATGAGAAAAAACCACGGAAACATTCACTTTTGTGGAGAACATACGGCCATAATGGAAAGAGGAATGGAAGGTGCCTTTGAATCGGGAGAACGCGCCGCACTGGATATTATTTTAAACGCATAACACAAAAAAGGGCATCGATTTTTATGTTGGTGCCTTTTTTGATCATAGTCAAATACCATAAAAAAACACCAATGAAAAAACTGCGATTTTTAACTTTTCCGATATTGGCCGTTATATCCCTGCAGGCTAGTCTTGCCAGTGCTCCATTTGATTTTGGAGATCCCAATGTGCGGGATTTGGGACTTATTGCTAAATGGTTCGAAGGAGAATTCGATAATGATGAACAATTATGGGTCGAAGGGCGTAGCGATTGGTGGGGCAAGGCTGACGAAAAGCACGGGCGTATTCATGCCATTCACAAAAGGATTAAAGCGGACAGCATTGGAAAGTATGTTTTTTACATTGAAGAATATATGGATAACGATCCAACCAAAGTCGGAAGACAGCGCATTGTTTCCTTTGAAAGTATGGGCGAAAAAAACCCGGGCATCGTTATGAAATTATACTTTTTAAAAGAAGCCGATAAATATCTGATGGCATCTGAAACGCATGAAGCAATGCTGGCCAA from Costertonia aggregata harbors:
- a CDS encoding flavin monoamine oxidase family protein, translated to MKTNRRKFIQGLTAASAGLIIPASCTSKANTENSKNEAPSIHSKNKPVKSNHDVVVVGAGLSGLHAAMLLEEQGYDVQVIEGRNRLGGRVYTLNDVPGKPEAAGEYIGANYARMRNTVEKLGLEMHSPDMGGGANRPWLYNIKGEYITAKNWESHKFNPLEGEDRTLLPHRYLSTISNRDNPLQDKPLNAWLEDEYHKYDIPHDQYLRSKGVNEETIKLMNVVIHAGGMHNTSAMNELRRYHVMNFSSGKTTFPDGTSWKMIKGGNSLLPEAMAGSLKNEVQLGRTVVGFKEADGVVQVSCADGSEYTAKQVVCSIPITVLKNVTFDPVVQGITKDAINEMDYGLSVQAHFLITEPFWEQDGMDPNMWTDGPLERFAVRTKRDPSDPDAGLAFINGPESLKFRLMTDDQVFSYVENKLAEIRPSTKGKLKRIMIQSCERDIHGAGDWVYWQPGQVKKYANHMRKNHGNIHFCGEHTAIMERGMEGAFESGERAALDIILNA